From a single Streptomyces sp. NBC_00377 genomic region:
- a CDS encoding ABC transporter permease — protein MKKLTQRIDKERLLLGIAAPLLAIVAALVVTALVILATGKNPGAAFSDMVTYGSASDSQVYILNKATTYYLAGVSVAIGFRMNLFNIGVDGQYRMAAFFAAVLGGALTLPGWIAIPLIILCAMATGALWAAIAGILKVTRGVSEVISTIMLNSIATAIIAYLLQPGKLAELQSGGTIVSTEPLPRSSYFFSIDTGPAGVLWGFIVIAVLVGVAYWFVLGRTRFGFDLRSVGQSESAATASGVSVKKMVATSMIISGAVAGLIGMPTLLNDSHQFSNDFPSGIGFTGIAIALLGRNNPVGIALGALLWGFLERTTNHLEFEGYDKEILGVIQGVIVLCVVIAYELVRRYGLKRQQQRVGAELAAQAAATQKQEVA, from the coding sequence ATGAAGAAGCTGACCCAACGCATCGACAAGGAGCGGCTGCTCCTCGGCATCGCGGCGCCGCTGCTGGCGATCGTCGCCGCGCTCGTCGTCACCGCCCTGGTCATTCTCGCCACCGGCAAGAACCCGGGCGCCGCCTTCAGCGACATGGTGACCTACGGTTCCGCCAGCGACAGCCAGGTCTACATCCTGAACAAGGCGACGACGTACTACCTGGCGGGTGTCTCGGTGGCCATCGGCTTCCGCATGAACCTGTTCAACATCGGCGTCGACGGCCAGTACCGGATGGCCGCGTTCTTCGCCGCGGTCCTCGGCGGTGCGCTGACCCTCCCCGGCTGGATCGCCATCCCGCTGATCATCCTGTGCGCCATGGCGACCGGCGCCCTGTGGGCCGCCATCGCGGGCATCCTGAAGGTGACCCGAGGCGTCAGCGAGGTCATCTCGACGATCATGCTGAACTCGATCGCCACCGCGATCATCGCCTACCTGTTGCAGCCGGGTAAGCTCGCCGAACTCCAGAGCGGTGGCACGATCGTCTCCACCGAGCCGCTGCCCCGTTCCTCGTACTTCTTCAGCATCGACACGGGCCCGGCCGGCGTGTTGTGGGGCTTCATCGTCATCGCCGTGCTCGTCGGCGTCGCGTACTGGTTCGTGCTCGGCCGCACCCGGTTCGGCTTCGACCTGCGCAGCGTCGGCCAGTCCGAGAGCGCCGCCACCGCCAGTGGTGTCTCCGTCAAGAAGATGGTCGCCACCAGCATGATCATCTCGGGGGCGGTGGCCGGTCTGATCGGCATGCCGACCCTGCTCAACGACAGCCACCAGTTCAGCAACGACTTCCCGTCGGGTATCGGTTTCACCGGCATCGCCATCGCACTGCTCGGCCGCAACAACCCGGTCGGTATCGCGCTCGGCGCGCTGCTCTGGGGCTTCCTGGAGCGCACCACCAACCACCTCGAGTTCGAGGGGTACGACAAGGAAATCCTCGGCGTCATCCAGGGCGTCATCGTCCTGTGCGTCGTCATCGCCTACGAGCTCGTCCGCCGCTACGGCCTCAAGCGCCAGCAACAGCGGGTCGGCGCCGAGCTCGCCGCCCAGGCCGCCGCGACCCAGAAGCAGGAGGTGGCGTGA
- a CDS encoding ABC transporter ATP-binding protein: MRGITKRFPGVVANRDIDITVRTGTVHALCGENGAGKSTLMKILYGMQQPDEGTITVNGDQVTFSTPADAIARGIGMVHQHFMLADNLTVLENVVLGAEKLHGIGAKARKKIREISDAYGLNVRTDVLLEELGVADRQRVEILKVLYRGAKTLILDEPTAVLVPQEVDALFDNLRELKAEGLTVIFISHKLGEVLSVADEITVIRRGTTVGTVEPADTTPKQLAELMVGSELPTPETEESTVTDVPLLEVEKLHLSQMDLDGVERIILDEISLTIHKGEVLGIAGVEGNGQSELVEAIMGIRDPDAGAIVLDGTDISHVPTRNRREAGVGYIPEDRHRHGLLLEAPLWENRILGHVTEKPNSRGRLLDIKAARADTERIVGAYDVRTPGIDVTAASLSGGNQQKLIVGREMSHAPKLLIAAHPTRGVDVGAQAAIWDHIREARREGLAVLLISADLDELIGLSDTLRVMYRGRLVADADPATITPEELGSAMTGAATGHLEHTEDDAR, translated from the coding sequence CTGCGCGGCATCACCAAGCGATTCCCCGGAGTCGTCGCCAACCGCGATATCGACATCACGGTCCGCACCGGCACGGTTCACGCCCTGTGCGGTGAGAACGGTGCCGGCAAGTCCACCCTGATGAAGATCCTCTACGGCATGCAGCAGCCGGACGAGGGCACCATCACCGTGAACGGCGACCAGGTCACCTTCAGCACCCCCGCCGACGCCATCGCCCGCGGCATCGGCATGGTGCACCAGCACTTCATGCTCGCCGACAACCTCACCGTCCTGGAGAACGTCGTTCTCGGCGCGGAGAAGCTCCACGGCATCGGCGCCAAGGCCCGTAAGAAGATCAGGGAGATCTCCGACGCCTACGGACTGAACGTCCGCACCGACGTCCTCCTGGAGGAGCTCGGCGTCGCCGACCGCCAGCGTGTGGAGATCCTCAAGGTCCTCTACCGCGGCGCCAAGACCCTCATCCTCGACGAGCCCACCGCCGTCCTGGTGCCGCAGGAGGTCGACGCCCTCTTCGACAACCTGCGCGAGCTGAAGGCCGAGGGCCTCACCGTCATCTTCATCTCCCACAAGCTGGGAGAGGTCCTCTCCGTCGCCGACGAGATCACCGTCATCCGGCGGGGCACCACCGTCGGCACGGTCGAGCCCGCGGACACCACCCCCAAGCAGCTCGCCGAGCTGATGGTCGGCAGCGAGCTGCCCACGCCCGAGACCGAGGAGTCCACGGTCACGGACGTCCCGCTGCTCGAGGTGGAGAAGCTGCACCTGAGCCAGATGGACCTCGACGGCGTCGAGCGGATCATCCTCGACGAGATCTCCCTCACGATCCACAAGGGCGAGGTCCTCGGCATCGCCGGTGTGGAGGGCAACGGCCAGTCCGAGCTGGTCGAGGCGATCATGGGCATCCGCGACCCGGACGCCGGCGCCATCGTCCTCGACGGCACCGACATCTCGCACGTCCCCACCCGCAACCGCCGCGAGGCCGGCGTCGGCTACATCCCCGAGGACCGGCACCGCCACGGCCTGCTCCTCGAGGCGCCGCTGTGGGAGAACCGCATCCTCGGCCACGTCACCGAGAAGCCCAACTCCCGCGGCCGGCTGCTCGACATCAAGGCCGCCCGCGCCGACACCGAGCGCATCGTCGGCGCGTACGACGTCCGCACGCCCGGCATCGACGTGACCGCCGCGTCGCTGTCCGGCGGCAACCAGCAGAAGCTGATCGTCGGCCGCGAGATGAGCCACGCGCCCAAGCTGCTCATCGCCGCCCACCCCACGCGCGGCGTGGACGTCGGCGCACAGGCCGCGATCTGGGACCATATCCGCGAGGCCCGCCGCGAAGGCCTGGCCGTGCTGCTGATCTCCGCCGACCTGGACGAGCTCATCGGGCTCTCCGACACCCTGCGCGTGATGTACCGCGGCCGCCTGGTCGCCGACGCCGACCCCGCCACCATCACCCCCGAGGAGCTGGGCTCCGCCATGACGGGTGCGGCGACCGGCCACCTGGAGCACACAGAGGACGACGCCCGATGA
- a CDS encoding BMP family lipoprotein, with translation MRRVAKLSAACIATAALAMTATACGSTSSDSDSNSSSSASAGSGSGVKIGLAFDVGGRGDRSFNDSAARGADKAKSEFGGSIKELTAKTSDTEADREQRLTDLADAGYNPIVGVGFSYAASMTKVAAKYPKVNFGIVDSVVDAKNVDSITFTEEQGSYLAGVAAALKTKKNHVGFIGGVDVPLIKKFEAGYVQGVHDTNAKIKVDTQYLSHGSDFSGFASPDKGKAAASGMLDNGADVIYSAAGSSGNGAIEAVNGVKGAWAIGVDSDQYNIPGLAKYKSSILTSMVKNVDVGVYDFIKSVHDGKPLTGTNNYSLAKNGVSLATSGGFIDDIKAQLDAAKQKIVDGSITVKTTP, from the coding sequence GTGCGCCGGGTAGCCAAGCTTTCCGCTGCGTGTATCGCAACCGCAGCTCTCGCAATGACTGCCACTGCATGTGGCAGCACCTCCTCCGACAGTGACAGCAACAGCTCGTCCTCCGCCTCGGCGGGCAGTGGCTCGGGTGTCAAGATCGGTCTCGCCTTCGACGTCGGCGGCCGTGGTGACCGTTCGTTCAACGACTCCGCCGCCCGTGGCGCCGACAAGGCCAAGAGCGAGTTCGGCGGCTCGATCAAGGAGCTGACCGCCAAGACCTCCGACACCGAGGCCGACCGCGAGCAGCGCCTGACCGACCTGGCGGACGCCGGCTACAACCCCATCGTCGGCGTCGGCTTCTCCTACGCCGCCTCGATGACCAAGGTCGCCGCCAAGTACCCGAAGGTCAACTTCGGCATCGTCGACTCGGTGGTGGACGCGAAGAACGTCGACAGCATCACCTTCACCGAGGAGCAGGGCTCCTACCTGGCCGGTGTCGCCGCCGCGCTGAAGACCAAGAAGAACCACGTCGGCTTCATCGGTGGTGTCGACGTCCCGCTGATCAAGAAGTTCGAGGCGGGTTACGTCCAGGGCGTCCACGACACGAACGCCAAGATCAAGGTCGACACGCAGTACCTGAGCCACGGCTCGGACTTCTCCGGTTTCGCCAGCCCCGACAAGGGCAAGGCGGCCGCGTCGGGCATGCTGGACAACGGCGCCGACGTGATCTACTCGGCGGCAGGCTCCTCCGGCAACGGCGCGATCGAGGCCGTCAACGGCGTCAAGGGCGCCTGGGCCATCGGCGTGGACTCCGACCAGTACAACATCCCGGGTCTGGCCAAGTACAAGAGCTCGATCCTGACCTCGATGGTCAAGAACGTCGACGTCGGTGTCTACGACTTCATCAAGTCCGTGCACGACGGCAAGCCGCTGACGGGCACCAACAACTACTCGCTCGCCAAGAACGGTGTCTCGCTGGCCACCAGCGGTGGCTTCATCGACGACATCAAGGCGCAGCTGGACGCGGCCAAGCAGAAGATCGTCGACGGCTCCATCACGGTCAAGACCACCCCGTGA
- a CDS encoding amidohydrolase encodes MSRESEADPSGEDVLPGALPGALPGTLPEALRAELVAFRRDMHMHPELGNQEFRTTAAIKARLEQAGLEPRVLAVGTGLICDIGTVGGGGAAGAGADGVPVLALRADIDALPIPDTKTESAYRSTVPDRAHACGHDVHTTVVLGAGLVLAELHRQGRLPRPVRLIFQPAEEVLPGGAADAIEDGALDGVGRIIAVHCDPRVDAGRIGLREGAITSACDRLEIALDGPGGHTARPHLTTDLVTAAARVVTDVPALVGRRVDTRAGLAVTWGRIESGHAPNVIPQHAELSGTVRCLDIEAWRQAPDIVVAAIDEVANLHRAKSEITYVRGVPPVVNDADVTGLLRDAMVARCGEAGVEGTEQSLGGEDFSWYLERVPGAMARLGVRTPGERTVRDLHQGDFDADESAITVGVELFTAAALLDAAER; translated from the coding sequence ATGTCCCGAGAGTCCGAGGCCGATCCGTCAGGGGAAGACGTGCTCCCCGGTGCACTTCCCGGCGCCCTTCCCGGCACCTTGCCGGAGGCGCTGCGCGCAGAGCTCGTGGCCTTCCGCCGCGACATGCACATGCACCCTGAGCTCGGCAACCAGGAGTTCCGTACGACGGCCGCGATCAAGGCCCGCCTCGAGCAGGCGGGCCTCGAGCCGCGCGTACTGGCCGTCGGGACCGGCCTCATCTGTGACATCGGCACGGTGGGCGGCGGGGGCGCCGCGGGCGCGGGAGCCGACGGCGTTCCCGTCCTCGCCCTGCGCGCCGACATCGACGCGCTGCCCATCCCGGACACCAAGACCGAGAGTGCGTACCGCTCGACGGTGCCGGACCGCGCGCACGCCTGCGGGCACGACGTGCACACCACCGTCGTCCTCGGCGCCGGGCTCGTCCTCGCCGAGCTGCACCGGCAGGGCAGGCTCCCGCGGCCCGTACGACTGATCTTCCAGCCCGCCGAGGAGGTGCTGCCCGGCGGCGCCGCCGACGCCATCGAGGACGGCGCGCTGGACGGCGTCGGCCGGATCATCGCCGTGCACTGCGACCCGCGCGTCGACGCGGGCCGGATCGGCCTGCGCGAGGGCGCCATCACCTCCGCCTGCGACCGGCTGGAGATCGCCCTGGACGGGCCCGGCGGCCACACCGCCCGCCCGCACCTGACCACCGACCTCGTCACGGCCGCCGCCCGGGTCGTCACCGACGTGCCCGCGCTGGTCGGCCGGCGTGTCGACACCCGCGCCGGGCTCGCGGTCACCTGGGGCCGGATCGAGAGCGGCCACGCGCCGAACGTGATCCCGCAGCACGCCGAGCTCTCCGGGACCGTCCGCTGCCTGGACATCGAGGCGTGGCGGCAGGCCCCCGACATCGTCGTCGCGGCGATCGACGAGGTCGCCAACCTGCACCGGGCCAAGTCCGAGATCACCTACGTCCGTGGCGTCCCGCCCGTCGTCAACGACGCGGACGTCACCGGGCTGCTGCGGGACGCCATGGTCGCCCGGTGCGGCGAGGCGGGCGTGGAGGGCACCGAACAGAGCCTGGGCGGCGAGGACTTCTCCTGGTACCTCGAGCGGGTGCCCGGCGCGATGGCCCGCCTCGGGGTCCGCACCCCCGGCGAGCGCACCGTGCGCGATCTGCACCAGGGCGACTTCGACGCGGACGAGTCGGCGATCACCGTCGGTGTCGAGCTGTTCACCGCGGCGGCCCTGCTGGACGCGGCCGAAAGGTGA